A genomic segment from Malus domestica chromosome 05, GDT2T_hap1 encodes:
- the LOC139196087 gene encoding uncharacterized protein produces MVKGAPVHQHVLKMIGLIEQLESLGTPLDGELAQDFILASLFDSFSQFVMNYNMNKMDSTLSELLNMLVIAEKTMKKENVVGIAAVAHNKPSTSKAKPQGKGKGKEKKSPTPKPQGGVEEPSRR; encoded by the exons atggtcaagggagctccagtgcatcaacatgtactgaagatgattggACTCATCGAACAATTGGAGAGCCTAGgcactccacttgacggggaattggcccaggacttcatctTGGCTTCTCTTTTTGACTCGTTCTCGCAGTTCgttatgaactacaatatgaacaagatggatagtactctctctgagttactaaacatgttagtaattgccgagaagactatgaagaaagagaacgttgtggGGATTGCTGCAGTAGCCCACAACAAGCCATCCACTTCCAAGgctaagccgcaaggcaaaggcaaagggaaggagaagaagtcacccactcctaagccgcaaggagga gtggaggagccaagtagaagatga